One stretch of Weissella koreensis KACC 15510 DNA includes these proteins:
- the tpiA gene encoding triose-phosphate isomerase: MMEMMNRRPLVIANWKMNKLPSESSAYIQKIANPLRRYPDVIPVLAGQDVLLPAMVEAAKQTDISIGAENMYWQDRGAFTGETSPAALEDLGVTYVIIGHSERRNYFRETDEKVNLKAQAALQHNLIPIIAIDEAIKPKDDNDRSHWVVNEVIESLEGISAEVAKSVIIAYEPTASIGSGQAMTPALAQFSLRRIRLTLADMYDWDVANAVRIMYGGSVKPENAYELMIQDDIDGVLVGDSALDPDNFIELCQVANRALLTKIRRLDEF; the protein is encoded by the coding sequence ATGATGGAAATGATGAATCGACGCCCACTGGTTATTGCGAATTGGAAGATGAACAAGTTACCAAGTGAATCGTCAGCTTATATTCAAAAAATTGCAAATCCGCTGAGACGCTATCCTGATGTGATTCCCGTTTTAGCAGGTCAGGATGTTTTATTGCCTGCAATGGTTGAAGCGGCCAAACAGACGGATATCTCAATTGGTGCTGAAAATATGTATTGGCAAGATCGTGGTGCTTTTACTGGTGAAACTTCCCCTGCAGCTTTAGAAGATTTGGGTGTTACATATGTGATTATTGGTCATTCTGAACGACGAAATTATTTTCGTGAAACAGATGAAAAAGTTAATTTAAAGGCACAGGCTGCTTTACAACATAATTTAATTCCTATTATTGCAATTGATGAAGCAATTAAACCTAAAGATGATAATGATCGATCTCACTGGGTGGTAAATGAAGTTATTGAATCTTTAGAAGGTATTTCTGCGGAAGTAGCCAAATCCGTTATTATCGCCTATGAACCGACTGCATCAATTGGGAGTGGTCAAGCCATGACCCCGGCATTAGCACAATTTAGCTTGCGACGAATTCGTCTAACTTTAGCTGATATGTATGATTGGGATGTTGCAAATGCCGTGCGCATTATGTATGGTGGTTCAGTGAAACCAGAAAATGCGTATGAATTAATGATTCAAGATGATATTGATGGGGTCTTAGTTGGTGATTCAGCACTAGACCCAGACAATTTTATTGAATTATGCCAAGTAGCAAATCGAGCACTTCTTACAAAAATTAGACGACTTGATGAGTTTTAA
- the eno gene encoding phosphopyruvate hydratase gives MSAITDIYAREVLDSRGNPTVEVEVYTEEGGFGRGIVPSGASTGEHEAVELRDGDKSRFLGKGTLKAVENVNTTIKNKLIGMDVTDQVLLDKTMIALDGTPTKAKLGANAILGVSIAAARAAADELGTPLYNYLGGFNAHTLPTPMMNVINGGAHAANSVDFQEFMIMPVGAKTMAEAIRMGSETFHALQALLKASGHSTAVGDEGGFAPDFKSNAEPFEYLLKAIENAGYTAGKDIAIAFDVASSEFFDAERKLYVLDGEPDKKEYTTDEFIEYLSDLVEKYPIVSIEDPLDENEWDAWVKLTDKLGDKVQLVGDDFFVTNTEYLKKGIDMGAANAILIKVNQIGTLTETMEAIEMAKEAGYTAIVSHRSGETEDTTIADLVVATNAGQIKTGSMSRTDRIAKYNQLMRIEDLLTPVVADYKGINSFYNIDKDAKAAIINYK, from the coding sequence ATGTCTGCAATTACTGATATTTATGCACGTGAGGTTTTGGATTCACGTGGTAATCCTACTGTTGAAGTTGAAGTTTACACTGAAGAAGGTGGTTTCGGTCGTGGAATCGTTCCTTCAGGAGCTTCAACTGGAGAACACGAAGCTGTTGAACTTCGTGACGGTGACAAGAGCCGGTTCCTTGGAAAAGGAACTTTGAAGGCTGTTGAAAACGTCAACACTACGATTAAGAACAAGTTGATTGGTATGGATGTTACTGATCAAGTTTTGTTGGATAAGACAATGATCGCTTTGGACGGTACACCAACTAAAGCTAAGTTGGGAGCCAACGCCATTCTTGGTGTTTCAATTGCTGCTGCTCGTGCCGCTGCTGATGAATTGGGAACTCCATTGTACAACTACCTTGGTGGTTTCAATGCTCATACTTTGCCAACTCCAATGATGAACGTTATCAATGGTGGAGCACATGCTGCTAACTCTGTTGATTTCCAAGAATTCATGATCATGCCTGTTGGGGCTAAGACGATGGCCGAAGCTATTCGTATGGGATCAGAAACTTTCCATGCTTTGCAAGCATTGTTGAAGGCTTCAGGTCACTCAACTGCTGTTGGTGATGAAGGTGGATTTGCTCCTGACTTCAAGTCAAACGCAGAACCATTTGAATACTTGTTGAAGGCTATTGAAAATGCTGGCTACACTGCTGGTAAAGATATTGCTATCGCCTTTGACGTTGCTTCATCAGAATTCTTTGATGCAGAACGTAAGCTTTACGTTTTGGATGGAGAACCTGATAAGAAGGAATACACAACTGACGAATTCATCGAATACTTGTCAGACTTAGTTGAAAAGTACCCTATCGTTTCAATCGAAGATCCTTTGGATGAAAACGAATGGGATGCTTGGGTTAAGTTGACTGATAAGCTTGGAGACAAGGTTCAATTGGTTGGTGATGACTTCTTTGTTACTAATACGGAATACTTGAAGAAGGGTATCGACATGGGCGCTGCCAATGCTATCTTGATCAAGGTTAACCAAATTGGTACATTGACTGAAACAATGGAAGCTATTGAAATGGCTAAAGAAGCTGGTTACACAGCGATTGTTTCACACCGTTCAGGTGAAACTGAAGATACAACCATTGCAGACTTAGTTGTTGCAACTAATGCTGGTCAAATTAAGACTGGTTCAATGTCACGTACTGATCGTATTGCTAAGTATAACCAATTGATGCGTATTGAAGATTTGTTGACTCCTGTTGTAGCTGATTACAAGGGTATTAACAGCTTCTACAACATCGATAAAGATGCTAAGGCAGCAATCATCAACTACAAGTAA
- a CDS encoding DNA/RNA non-specific endonuclease: MSRKKRINYKKWYGLLAAVVVATGGYLENQHQKDSSINDNYATETVKTDEKVEYGSVNDQKPTESLATSVLTDDVKNQVRAQTIKYNGTGAFVVDQNKTNLNANVSSAPYVQLARQDQQGRPGAANAWLSRSSRQYRNRQETGNNRTINPVGWQQLRINGKSQVLYNRGHSIGYALAGNINGFDASEANPQNITTQTAWANQSSNGNDQNTGQNYYESLVRKALDSNKKVRYRVTPLYTGNNLVPSVNHIEAKSSDGTLQINVLIPNVQPGVTINYQTGAGKIN, translated from the coding sequence ATGAGTCGTAAAAAAAGGATAAATTATAAAAAGTGGTATGGCTTATTAGCAGCTGTCGTAGTGGCTACTGGAGGATATTTAGAAAATCAACATCAGAAGGACTCTTCAATAAATGATAACTATGCGACTGAAACGGTCAAAACTGATGAAAAAGTTGAATATGGTTCAGTAAATGATCAAAAGCCGACTGAAAGCTTGGCTACTTCAGTTTTGACGGATGATGTAAAAAATCAAGTCCGGGCTCAAACCATTAAATATAATGGAACCGGTGCGTTTGTTGTTGATCAAAATAAAACTAATTTAAATGCAAATGTTTCATCAGCTCCATATGTTCAATTGGCGCGTCAAGATCAACAAGGACGGCCAGGTGCAGCGAATGCATGGTTATCAAGATCAAGTCGCCAATATCGTAATCGTCAAGAAACCGGTAATAATCGTACGATTAATCCGGTCGGTTGGCAACAACTAAGAATTAATGGTAAAAGTCAGGTCCTGTATAATCGTGGACATTCTATTGGATATGCATTAGCTGGGAATATTAATGGATTTGATGCCAGTGAGGCTAATCCGCAAAATATTACTACGCAGACTGCTTGGGCTAATCAATCTTCTAATGGAAATGATCAAAACACTGGACAAAATTATTATGAAAGTTTAGTTCGTAAAGCACTAGATTCAAATAAGAAGGTTCGTTATCGAGTAACGCCCCTTTATACTGGTAATAATTTAGTGCCATCGGTGAATCACATTGAAGCTAAGTCTTCAGATGGAACACTTCAAATTAATGTTTTAATTCCAAATGTACAACCAGGGGTAACGATTAATTATCAAACTGGTGCAGGTAAAATTAACTAG
- a CDS encoding helix-turn-helix domain-containing protein: MASSEGRIIMGRNIKRLLKENRITAVKFAEAIGVSTATVSDWSNGKTYPRIDKLELMANFFGVGKYELVEDQENKDQNNEEPTLVAAHWGIDLSRLPAYDRQRIIDRAKSYVEGLVADYEDRQ, encoded by the coding sequence ATGGCAAGTTCAGAAGGTCGAATCATCATGGGACGTAACATTAAACGGTTATTGAAAGAAAACCGAATAACAGCAGTTAAATTTGCTGAAGCAATTGGTGTGTCAACGGCTACTGTTTCTGATTGGTCAAATGGTAAAACGTATCCTCGGATCGATAAACTTGAATTAATGGCTAACTTCTTTGGAGTTGGAAAATACGAATTAGTCGAAGATCAAGAAAATAAGGATCAAAATAACGAAGAACCAACGCTCGTTGCTGCGCATTGGGGGATTGATTTATCACGTTTACCAGCTTATGATCGACAAAGAATTATTGATCGGGCTAAGTCGTATGTTGAAGGATTAGTTGCAGATTATGAGGATCGTCAATGA
- the gap gene encoding type I glyceraldehyde-3-phosphate dehydrogenase — MTVKIGINGFGRIGRLAFRRILELKGTADDIEVVAINDLTNPAMLAYLLKYDSTHGTLNAEVSADETGIIVDGRHITVYAERNAADLKWVANDGVEIVLESTGFYTSAEKSQAHLDAGAKKVLISAPAGDVPTVVYGVNQDVLKADDTIVSAGSCTTQSLAPLANALNAEFGIELGLMTTVHAFTSTQMILDGPKGKKARSNRTASVNTIPHSTGAAKAIGLVVPELKGKLDGHAQRVGVVDGSITELTTVLSKTVTVEEINDAVKKYETPSFGYNGDEIVSSDIIGDTHGAVFDPTLTKIITVGDKQLVQTAAWYDNEYGFTSNMVRTLLHLAQL, encoded by the coding sequence ATGACTGTTAAAATTGGTATCAACGGTTTCGGCCGTATTGGACGTTTGGCATTCCGCCGTATCTTAGAATTAAAAGGTACAGCAGATGATATTGAAGTTGTTGCAATTAACGACTTGACTAACCCTGCAATGTTGGCTTACTTATTGAAGTATGACTCAACTCACGGAACTTTGAATGCTGAAGTTTCAGCAGACGAAACTGGTATCATCGTTGATGGACGCCACATCACAGTTTACGCAGAACGTAATGCTGCAGACTTGAAGTGGGTTGCAAATGACGGTGTTGAAATCGTTTTGGAATCAACTGGATTCTACACTTCAGCAGAAAAGTCACAAGCTCACTTGGATGCAGGTGCTAAGAAGGTTCTTATCTCAGCCCCAGCCGGTGATGTTCCTACTGTTGTTTATGGTGTTAACCAAGATGTTTTGAAAGCAGATGACACAATCGTTTCTGCAGGTTCATGTACTACACAATCTTTGGCACCATTGGCAAACGCTTTGAATGCTGAATTTGGAATCGAACTTGGTTTGATGACAACTGTTCACGCCTTTACTTCTACTCAAATGATTTTGGATGGACCTAAGGGTAAGAAGGCTCGTTCAAACCGTACAGCTTCAGTTAACACTATCCCTCACTCAACTGGTGCAGCCAAGGCTATCGGACTTGTTGTTCCTGAATTGAAGGGTAAGTTGGATGGACATGCACAACGTGTTGGTGTTGTTGACGGTTCTATCACTGAATTGACTACTGTTTTGTCAAAGACTGTTACTGTTGAAGAGATTAACGATGCTGTTAAGAAGTACGAGACTCCTTCATTCGGTTATAACGGAGACGAAATTGTTTCTTCAGACATCATTGGAGATACTCACGGTGCTGTCTTTGACCCAACTTTGACTAAGATTATCACTGTTGGTGACAAGCAATTGGTTCAAACTGCTGCTTGGTATGACAATGAATACGGATTTACTTCAAACATGGTTCGTACTTTATTGCACTTGGCACAATTGTAA
- a CDS encoding phosphoglycerate kinase: MSKLTVEDLELKGKKVLMRVDFNVPLKEEDGEVVVSNDNRIVAALPTIKYVLEQGGRAILFSHLARVKSEEDKKGLSMKPVAQKLADLLGQPVTFVPATEGVELEEAINNLEDGQVLVFENTRFEDVVDGVEVKRESKNDPELGKYWASLGDVFVNDAFGTAHRSHASNAGIAANIEQTAAGFLMEKEIKFLGGAVEEPERPFVAIIGGAKVSDKITIIQNLLKKADKVIVGGGMAYTFDAANGKAIGNSLFEEDKVELAKQLIAEAGDKLVLPVDAIAADAFNNDADTYTAGEEGIKDGYMGLDIGPKSIELFKSVLADAKTVVWNGPMGVFEMTNFARGTLAIGEELVEVTENGATTIVGGGDSTAAVQQLGVADRLSHISTGGGASLEYLEGKTLPGIAAISEK; this comes from the coding sequence ATGTCTAAATTAACAGTCGAAGATTTAGAATTAAAAGGTAAAAAAGTTTTGATGCGAGTTGACTTCAATGTTCCATTGAAGGAAGAAGACGGAGAAGTGGTTGTTTCTAATGACAACCGAATCGTTGCAGCTTTGCCAACTATTAAATATGTTTTGGAACAAGGCGGACGTGCCATTTTGTTCTCTCACTTGGCTCGAGTAAAGAGTGAAGAAGATAAAAAAGGTTTGTCAATGAAGCCAGTTGCACAAAAGTTGGCTGATTTATTGGGACAACCCGTTACTTTTGTACCTGCTACTGAAGGTGTTGAACTTGAAGAAGCAATTAACAATCTTGAAGATGGCCAAGTTTTGGTCTTTGAAAATACTCGTTTCGAAGATGTTGTTGATGGCGTTGAAGTTAAGCGCGAATCAAAGAATGATCCCGAATTGGGAAAGTACTGGGCTTCATTAGGTGACGTATTTGTTAACGACGCCTTTGGAACTGCCCACCGTTCACACGCTTCAAATGCTGGTATCGCAGCTAACATTGAACAAACTGCTGCTGGTTTCCTAATGGAAAAGGAAATTAAGTTCTTAGGTGGCGCTGTTGAAGAACCAGAACGTCCATTCGTTGCTATTATCGGAGGAGCTAAAGTTTCTGATAAAATTACAATTATCCAAAATCTTTTGAAGAAGGCTGATAAAGTTATTGTTGGTGGTGGAATGGCTTATACCTTTGACGCTGCTAATGGTAAGGCAATTGGGAATTCTTTGTTTGAAGAAGACAAGGTTGAATTAGCTAAGCAATTGATCGCTGAAGCTGGAGATAAGTTGGTATTGCCTGTGGATGCCATTGCGGCTGATGCATTTAATAATGATGCTGACACTTATACTGCTGGTGAAGAAGGTATTAAAGATGGCTACATGGGACTTGATATTGGTCCTAAGTCAATTGAACTTTTCAAGTCTGTCTTAGCTGATGCGAAGACTGTTGTATGGAATGGCCCAATGGGTGTCTTTGAAATGACTAACTTCGCTAGAGGAACTCTTGCAATCGGTGAAGAGTTGGTTGAAGTAACTGAAAATGGAGCTACAACTATTGTTGGTGGTGGAGATTCAACGGCTGCTGTTCAACAACTTGGGGTGGCTGATCGTTTGAGCCACATCTCTACTGGTGGTGGTGCTTCATTGGAATACCTTGAAGGAAAGACATTACCTGGAATTGCTGCTATTTCAGAAAAGTAA
- a CDS encoding lytic transglycosylase, translating into MSKKTKLVLKRIAISIVIFLVTFFLAFTITRGLHKLFHHEPTATATSSKITQKVKKTSSSSSSHKTSTKKSTKIATTKVYTVEAGETIDTIATKFNTSSKKLKKLNPNIDWATLQIDQIIEVPNNTTSTTELDTTTVASDDSQSYVVTQGDTWYRVAVNNNLSVSELQNLNPNVTSLKTGEAIRVQ; encoded by the coding sequence ATGTCAAAAAAAACTAAACTAGTACTTAAGCGAATCGCCATTTCTATTGTAATATTCCTTGTTACTTTTTTCCTAGCATTTACCATTACACGAGGACTACATAAGTTGTTTCATCATGAACCAACTGCAACAGCGACATCAAGCAAGATCACCCAAAAGGTTAAAAAAACAAGTTCAAGTTCCTCAAGTCACAAAACTAGTACAAAGAAATCTACAAAAATAGCAACAACTAAAGTTTACACCGTTGAAGCTGGCGAGACGATTGATACAATTGCCACTAAGTTTAATACTTCTTCTAAAAAACTTAAAAAATTAAATCCTAACATCGATTGGGCAACTCTCCAAATTGATCAAATTATTGAAGTTCCTAATAATACTACCAGCACCACTGAACTAGATACAACTACAGTTGCATCTGATGATTCACAGTCTTATGTGGTTACCCAAGGTGATACATGGTATCGAGTCGCTGTTAATAATAATCTAAGTGTTAGTGAGTTACAGAATCTAAATCCTAATGTTACCAGTTTAAAAACTGGTGAAGCAATTCGTGTCCAATAA